In the Arachis ipaensis cultivar K30076 chromosome B04, Araip1.1, whole genome shotgun sequence genome, CGGCCCGGTTCAGCGTCGAGTCAATGTGCCGAGAGATCCGGGAGAACCGGTTCGACGTGGCGGCCTCCTGCGTCATTCTAACCGGAAACGGTTCGCCATTAGGACCGTTGGTTCTCCCTAATTTGAAGCTGAAGGTGTTGGTTGAGGCTGTTAGGATGGTTCTTGAAGTAGTGTACGATGAACGGTTTGTGACGTTTTGCTATGGTGGACGCGTCGGAATGGGAAGGCACACTGCTGTGAGGTACTTGAAAAACTCGGTTGAGAATCCTTCTTGGTGGTTTAGGGTTAGGTTTAACCGTCATAGATTTGGGAATGAACATGTGGAGAGGCTGTGTTCTGTTATTCAGCGGAAATTGAACGATGTCGTTTTGATTGGATTGATAAAGAGGTTGTTTGAGTGTGAGGTTTTGGTGATTGAGCTTGGTGGGAATTCGATTGGGAGAGGGTTCCCTCAGGAATGTGGATTGTGTTCTGTTTTGATGAATGTGTACTTTGATGAGTTTGACAGAGAGATTCAAGAGATACGGCTTAGGGAGAATCGAGAGAGTCGCGAAATGGACCCGAAGCTGGTTGGTTCTAGCGATGGTGGCGTGTATTACAAGCCTGTGAAGGTTTATGCTGTGAGGTATTTGGATGAGATACTTCTTGTGACTTCTGGGAAGAGGATGATGGCAATGGAGCTGAAGAATAGTTTGTTGAGGAGTTTGGAAGTTGATTTGTGTTTGGATGTTGATAAAGTGAACACGGCGATACATAGCGCGACGGAGGAGAAGATTGAGTTTGTTGGGATGGAGCTGCAGGCTGTTCCGCCGTCGGTGTTGCGCCGGCCTATGACGGAGAAAGCAATCAGGGCGAGGAAAAAGTACCTTAGGCAGAAGGAAGTTAGAGCCATGGAATTGAGAAATGCCAGACAAAGGAACAGAAGGATATTGGGGTTGAAGATATTTAAGCATGTTTATAAGAAGACAAAGCAAAGTGATGGGTTCAAATTTGACTTTAGCATTGAAAATGAGGTCCGAGAAATTTTTAAATCTTGGGCTGATGAAGTGGTGCAAGAGTTTCTGGATAACATAGATGAGTGTCAAGAATGGCATCGAAAGCTATCAGGTGGTGATTTCCTTTCTTTAGCACACATTAGGAATCAGTTACCACCTGAGCTTATTGATGCTTATGATAATTTCCAAGAGCAGGTGGATAAATATTTAAATCCGGTAAAAGCTAGGAAGGCAATAGAGGAGGAAGCGGAAAGAATgaggaaagaagaggaagaaagataTGCAAAGGGAACACTTGAAGATTTGACTAGGCTTTGTATGAAAGTTGAGGCGCCAATAATACTCATAAGAAAGGCTGTGAAGTTGGTTGGTTTTACTAATCATATGGGTCGTCCGAGGCCGATTGAATTCTTGTTTGCACTCGAGGATACAGATATTATCAAGTGGTATGCTGGCATTGCCAGAAGGTGGTTGGATTTCTATTGTTGTTGCCACAACTTCAAGGCAGTCAAAACTATTGTGAGCTATCATTTGAGGTTCTCTTGTATCTTGACATTAGCAGAGAAGCACGAATCGACTAAGCACGAAGCGATAAAGAATTTTAGCAAAGATTTAAAAGTCTATGACTTGGATGGAAATGATGAAGTGTATTTTCCAACTGAAAAAGAGGTTAAAATGATGGGAGACAGAAATCTCTCCGATCCAAAGCCTGTAGATGGGGCTTTATCTTTGGCTGTAATAAGATTGGCATCGGATGAGCCTCCAACGCCTTGTATTGCCCACTTTTGTGACAACACAACTAGAGTCTTCTATAGGGTTCGGTTGCTGCAAAAATGTTTGAATATAAATCCACTAGATAAAGAGAAATGGGTGCAAGGGATGGGTACAATTCATGAAAGCCTAGACCAAAAGTGTCTTCCACTATGTGCTGATCATATACATGATTTGTACATGGGGAGAATCAATCTTCAAGACATTGACTGTGCCTCGTTTGCAGATGTGGATTGATTGATGCTCGTCTCATTTTTACCTTGATTAGGGAATTGATTACTTTTAAAAATGAGCAATTTAATGGGATAGAACCAAAGCCTTggaagaatttcattcaattcaaaatccaaattcaaGAGATAACATCAAGACCATCATCAAGGAACTCTAGTTAATTCCCAATGAAAAGGTCAAGGGAGATTCAAATAATTAAGACTCTGTTGAAGAAAGACCAAACCCTTACCAAGATAGCCGGTGGAAACAACATGGGCCTCAACCTGATCCCAACCTATGTTCCAAAGCAGAGTCAATCGCAGCATAATCATGTAGATTGGAAGATCATGTCAGTTAGGACAAGATGAGCACAGAGATGAacaattcttttatttatttttaaaaaacattTGTTGTTTCATTTGTATAACATTTGGAATTAAGATGCAACAGTTTTTGGATATGGTCCTATGAATGAATAGAGAGAACGAAATtagaactatatatatatatatatatatgatagtTAAAGGTCTTGGCAGAGTTACAACATCCTAAACCGAAATTAGCACCCTAAATACACACAAAATATACCATCTAGTCATCTACAATGGTTTGAACAAAGTTGATTGATTTTGGAATTTCAAATGAAAACCCAACACACATGTTCCAATTTCAAAAAATAGCATGCACTTGTTAAATATCCTTTCTTTATGTTACCCTCTCCTCTTTCCTGCAAGGATTTCAAACAAGCGAGCAGCATCAACACCAGCATCAGTAGCAGTAGCCGAAGCTTTCTGTGCTTTCTGTGCTTTCTCTGCTTCTGCTAGAGTCCTCAACACATCGAAAACAAGAGAGCTCTTCCTTTTCTTTACATTGTCTGTTTTCCCTGATGGTGGCTCCAAAAGTTTCGGTTTTTCCACCTGCAACTCATCAGAACGCAGTTCCCTTTCATCAACAGCATTTCGTTTGATTCCACCAGGTTCCACCTTCGGAAACCCTAAAGCAGAACCCGAATCCAAATTGACGCACTCCGATTCTTCGGAATCATAATCATCGAGATCCACAAACTCCACTTGTCGAGGCTGGTGGTTGGAGCTGGAAACCAACGAGTTCTCCGGCGGAGTATGGTAAACGTCGTGTTGCTCCTGAGTGCTTCCACCACCGTCGGCGACGGTAACAGCGGCCTGACCACAAAATGGAATGCTTTGCAAGAGTTGTTCCTGTGAAGAAGAGTTTTCATAGAAGTTGAAAAGGAAGTGAAATGGGTCGCTTTCTTCCTCCATTTCCCGACACCAAAGCTTCAACCTTTCTCCGTGGTAACACGCACGCACACACGCGCCAAAAGTTTCACTAGTGCTTCTATTTACAACATTGACGCTTCACTTTTACAGTGGGATTGGGCTTATTTTCCAGTCTTCGAGATCCAATGTAAATAGCCCAACTTGAgaagtatttaattttttttctaataattaTTTCAAGTTCAAATCTCGTCTTTTGCAGCAAAGTTTTAAACGGAATTCTGATCCGTAACAGATTAATTCTTGACCTGTCAGATTACTTAGCATACgctaaaaatattaaacaaatatgatatatatacaaaaatttaATCACTNNNNNNNNNNNNNNNNNNNNAATTTAATCACTAaatcaattattatatatttatatataaatacatataaaataatttaatagtTTATTTTATAGTATACACATAAGTATTAACATCTTAATTAATAATTACCAACTTTATGTAAATAACTATCAACTTTTGTTATGAAATTATTCATTTCTGAACTAAGAAAAAATCCTTCAAGAGGATGTTAGAGGAACTATGAATTGTCTTACCtcacctaatttttttttttggttagatGAATTAGAGAATCTCTAATCCTAAACATTACAATATCATCAATTCACCTACACTACACTTAAAAATGGTTTCTATCCATTCTACTTAATCCCGAGGTAAATGAATTGTCACTATGTCAAGGTCTCCACAACTTACCTGCATAATTTCTAtctggaaaagtataggtaaccaacaatattgataaacaatgtaaacaatagatatatcaAATGTTTATTTTACTAGATGTGCGAATGGtgattctaatattaagatttaggtgagtaATTTGAAAGTgtagtatgtttttattttattggtgaTTGTTCATATTGTCCAAAAAAGTCATTGATTACCTAGCATTACCAAATGTGGTCTTTTGTTATCTTCTTTTGTTGTCTACACAACTACACATGCATAAGTGGTATATTTTCTCTGAACTTGGAGTAAAAGTGGGGGTTACAAAATTCAGATATAAAGATTCATCTAAAAGAATTGGTGACTTGTGTGGAATACATAGCAACAAAGCAGAAAGAGAGAGATGTAGAGTGCAATGCAATACAACAGAATAACCATAATTTTAAGAGGGGAACATTCTATTGACACTAAAAACATTAAACAAGaagaatgaaaaataagaaaaagtttGGTTTGCATCCACAAATATTGTACAGTGAAGCTTATGCGAGGTTGCCACCACTCTGCTGCCATAAATTGATGATATCAGTGGCTTGATTGAGGAGAATGATCATCTGCTTCTGAGATATCCAAGGCTTGCTCTCAAGCAATTCCTTGAGCTCTTCCCAAGCATCTTTCCTTGGCCAAAAGTAATAAGGGCTCAGAGGGATAGTTCCATGCCCTGGTATCATTTGATCAAGTGCAATGCCAATGTTCTTCTCCATCCATATGAACTTCAACACAAGTCTTGGCTTCTCCGTTGGCTTCACTACCACTCCAAGCTTCTGAATCACACCAACAATATCAAATGCAAACTGTCAGAATAATATTATTATGGAAAGGTAAATTTAGGTAATGAGCACTATTTCCATTACTTAAAATGCTACATTTTATCGTGAGATTCCTGCACCCCTTTTAAAGTACTGAATATTGTACTATTTCAAATGGAGCTTAAGTCTCAAATGAACACAGAACTTgagatttaaaagaataaaataaattagagaaTAAAAATGATATTCATGACTCTCCACATATATATTATCCTGAAATTTCTGCACCCCTTTTGAAACTCGAAAGTACTAACAGGAATTACATGATTGTCCTACATACATATAATCAATTATGCTTATCTACAAATAACTTAATCATAacacagaaaaaaaaaacttttaaattaATCAGAAAAATGTCCCTTTTGAAAGGGGTGGATGAACCTGAGGCTGGGGAGGGGAATCTGAAGAAGTGGCATCATCTTCGGCAACAATTTGTTGAGCAGTTTCAGATTGTGCCGCAAAAGCAGAGAGCTTTGAAGGGTTTGGtgttgaagaagagaagaagggctTTGGATTGGGAAAGGATGAGGCTTTGAGGGGTCTAAGGGTGAGGCTTTGAGATTGCGATGGAAAAGTTGAAGGCTTTAGAGAGAGAGTGGGAACCACGTTTGGCTGAAGAAGTGCCATGGACAACATGTCTGTCTTCTGAGTTCTAAATGCTGCTTTGAAGTTTGAAGAGAGTGACAGACAGAGAGATAAGCAGAAGTGAAACTGAAGTGAAGATAAGGGAATACCGTATTTGGATCCACCCGATTTACTTTCAATCGGGTACCTACTgacatgtgaaaaaaaaaaaaaattcttgttgAGGTTAACAGATTCAGTAAGAAATAAGAAACTTTTctatccttatttatttatttatttttattttaaagaacTAGGTTTTTTTTTACATGTTAatgtaaatataattttttttatacatcATTATTATTCCAAAAATTACTTAAAATTGATGTGATTTGGGTCTCAACGTAAAGTCCAAACTTCTTCTGAAGAGGATTTCGACGTTCTTTCCGACGAGATAAATTCGTGTTTAATTTAGCAAATATTTGAAGTAGATTTTTATAAATTAGGGTTAAAAAATATGTGTGTGATAGTTTTAGATAAAAAAATCTACTTTTCTCACCGATCGaacactaaaaaaatatatatttaaatcttTGTAAAATGAATTTATTCTTTTAGACttggctttaattttggattAAAGTATAAATAATTATCTAATCATATATTATTATCTCTTTGTTCAATAatcattatttgaaaaattataCATATAATAGCAAATAATCAAATTGCAATATAAAAAATTCTCCACATAAAccatatatcaaaattaagaatTTTTATCTAAGTCACTCTCCCTTTtttttacccttttctttttcctccttgCAAACATTTGTCAAACGCATATAATAGCTTCTTTAAATAATACAAACAACATAACAACCAAAAATAATACAAACAACATTATCTACATCACTTCTAGGGTTGATAATGTCACttctaatttaataaaattatattataattgcTTTGAATGGAGGATAATATCTCCTAAATTGGAAATAACATGAACACCCAATTTCTCTATGTAGCCTAAAACTGTCAAAGACCATAAAACGAAAGTTCCAATTTTAATTATGAATCAATAAGTCAATATCAACTAAACCAGCAAGTGAGCCCCTCATGAACAGAAACTTGGTATATTCTTGATATCCCTTAAACTTCGTCTAAGACTCTTAAGGCTTTTTTTAAGACCATGCCTCAACGTGAAATCTACCATGCTTTTCTAGTGACCTAATCCACCTAGCTGCATCTTCCCTTGAAACCTCATTTTCTTTAGATACAATGTCCTCAAAAGCTGACGTTACATCTGCAGGCATTTTGGTAGAAGAACCGGCTATGTAAATAGCCGCACCCTGGGCTAACAGGTTCCATATCCTCTGGCTTTGTTCCCTCATCTTGTGCTGAACATAAACCTTTTGCGGCTGGTCTCTTGAGAAAGCAACATAGAATCCTCCACCCTTTGCTTCCGAAAGTACCCCATTGTTCTGTGAATGAGTTAACCAAAAGTCTCGGTACAAAAAGTCAATGTCTTCATTTCGACAGCCAAAGAAGAAAATAATTGGAGCAACTGAGTTAGTTTCACTTTGCAAGGCTCTTTCCTCGACAAACCCGCGAAAAGGTGCACATCCTGTCCCAGGTCCAACTAGTACGAGGGGAAGTGATGGCGGCGGTGTAGGAAGACCACCTTTATGGATCCAGGATGGAATATATATGACTgcttataacaaaaaaataattaggcACGCCAACAGGTGAAGAGATGGTTATTTCACTAAAATAAATAGAGAGAAGTGGCTTATACCATCTTGAGGATCTAATGCAGCTAGCCATGAGGAGCATAGCCCTTTTTTCTTCCTCTTGTAAGGTGTTGTCCATGATACCAC is a window encoding:
- the LOC107635740 gene encoding uncharacterized protein LOC107635740; amino-acid sequence: MLTYLHIMRRIPKLLKPYTTLQLPQTQQQPLTTHQLKSLVLSHYSHGKFNNILQNVVALPAVLLTACHNLSASARLPGSRPLLDSVSARFSVESMCREIRENRFDVAASCVILTGNGSPLGPLVLPNLKLKVLVEAVRMVLEVVYDERFVTFCYGGRVGMGRHTAVRYLKNSVENPSWWFRVRFNRHRFGNEHVERLCSVIQRKLNDVVLIGLIKRLFECEVLVIELGGNSIGRGFPQECGLCSVLMNVYFDEFDREIQEIRLRENRESREMDPKLVGSSDGGVYYKPVKVYAVRYLDEILLVTSGKRMMAMELKNSLLRSLEVDLCLDVDKVNTAIHSATEEKIEFVGMELQAVPPSVLRRPMTEKAIRARKKYLRQKEVRAMELRNARQRNRRILGLKIFKHVYKKTKQSDGFKFDFSIENEVREIFKSWADEVVQEFLDNIDECQEWHRKLSGGDFLSLAHIRNQLPPELIDAYDNFQEQVDKYLNPVKARKAIEEEAERMRKEEEERYAKGTLEDLTRLCMKVEAPIILIRKAVKLVGFTNHMGRPRPIEFLFALEDTDIIKWYAGIARRWLDFYCCCHNFKAVKTIVSYHLRFSCILTLAEKHESTKHEAIKNFSKDLKVYDLDGNDEVYFPTEKEVKMMGDRNLSDPKPVDGALSLAVIRLASDEPPTPCIAHFCDNTTRVFYRVRLLQKCLNINPLDKEKWVQGMGTIHESLDQKCLPLCADHIHDLYMGRINLQDIDCASFADVD
- the LOC107635739 gene encoding 30S ribosomal protein 3, chloroplastic; its protein translation is MLSMALLQPNVVPTLSLKPSTFPSQSQSLTLRPLKASSFPNPKPFFSSSTPNPSKLSAFAAQSETAQQIVAEDDATSSDSPPQPQKLGVVVKPTEKPRLVLKFIWMEKNIGIALDQMIPGHGTIPLSPYYFWPRKDAWEELKELLESKPWISQKQMIILLNQATDIINLWQQSGGNLA
- the LOC107635741 gene encoding NADPH-dependent diflavin oxidoreductase 1 isoform X2 produces the protein MSFFATAEHERERLQYFASPEGRDDLYQYNQKERRTVLEVLEDFSSVQMPFEWLVQLVPPLKRRAFSISSSHLAHPNQVHLTVDVVSWTTPYKRKKKGLCSSWLAALDPQDVIYIPSWIHKGGLPTPPPSLPLVLVGPGTGCAPFRGFVEERALQSETNSVAPIIFFFGCRNEDIDFLYRDFWLTHSQNNGVLSEAKGGGFYVAFSRDQPQKVYVQHKMREQSQRIWNLLAQGAAIYIAGSSTKMPADVTSAFEDIVSKENEVSREDAARWIRSLEKHGRFHVEAWS